Genomic segment of Ignavibacteriales bacterium:
CATCTTTTGCCGCCATCGCTTCATATTTATTCGGTGCGGTTTTGAATGGCTTTCCGGTTAGTTTAGAAATTGTCTCAGCAACTTTAACTGCATAATCGGGATGAGCATTTAATCCTGTACCTACAGCAGTTCCGCCAAGAGGAATTTCGTATAATCTTTTTAGTGAATCACTAATACGTGCTAATCCGTTTGTTAATTGTTGAACGTAGCCCGAAAATTCATGACCAAGTGTAAGTGGAGTTGCATCCATTAAATGTGTTCTGCCGATTTTGATTATGTCTTTAAATTCTTTTGCTTTTGCATCTAATGAATCGCGCAACTTTGTTACCATAGGAATTAATCGGCGATGAATTTCTTCTACCGCTGCAACATGAATTGATGTTGGGAAAGCATCATTAGTTGATTGAGCTTTGTTCACATCATCATTCGGATGGATCGGCTTTTTGCTACCCATAACTCCGCCTGCCATTTCGATCGCACGATTGGAGATAACTTCGTTTGCATTCATGTTTGTTTGAGTACCACTTCCGGTTTGCCAAACAACTAAAGGAAAATGATCATTCAATTTTCCTTCAATAACTTCATCAGCTGCTTTTACAATCAAATCAAGTTTGTCCTTAGGTAAAATTCCTAATTCATTGTTAGTGATTGCTGCAGCTTTTTTTACAATACCCAGCGCTCTAATCATCTCAGCAGGAAATCTTTCTCCGCCAATTTTAAAATTCATTAACGATCTTGCTGTCTGCGCGCCATAATACTTATCAACGGGGACTTTCATTTCACCCATAGTATCGGTTTCAATTCTGTATTCCATTTTAGCTCCAATAGGTTTTTGTTTGCTTTGTCAAATTAATAGAATATGGTTTTATTATCAACGAGGTTTTAGGTAAGATTTGAGCGGTTAAGAATGAATCTAAATTATTGTTCTCCAATTGTCTCTACACGTCTTGCACCGACAAAACGTTTTTTGTAGTATGCATCTTCAAGAGAAGAGACAGTAACACCAATTGAACGGCTTGCGTGTACAAATTGATTTTCACCGAGATAAATTCCTACATGACCCGGAAAAGATCTTTTTGTAGTATTGAAGAAAACCAGGTCGCCGAATTTCAATTCATCCATAGAAATTTTTTCTCCGGCAGAATATTGCTCACTTGCTGATCGTGGAATTTCGATAGCAAGAGAATTTTGATAAACTTGCAAAGTAAAGGCAGAACAATCCATTCCTTTTTGCGTATTGCCGCCATATTTGTAAGGCGTTTCTAAATATTTAATCACTTCGAACAAAACTTTTTCGCGTGGTGTAAGAGCAACATTGAATGTTTTTAGTTTTTCAAAGTGAGATACAAAATTTGTTTTATCAACGGGATTTTCTTCAACCGGTATTTCATCAAATTCAGCCGAAGTATCTGCAGGTAGATCATTAAAAATAATTCGCTCGTTTTTAGGTGTTGTGCGTGAATATCTTTTTGTTGTATCTGAGGATTCAAATCTCGGATTTGAATTACCGTTTCTATCACTTTTACTTTGCTTAAATCTTTGTGTACTTGAAGAAGAAGAACAACCGCTGAAGATCATGAATACAAAAACTGAACAAATAATTTTTTTGAAAATTCTGTTGAGTATAATCATAAGCAAACTTAACCTAAGTAAGATCTTAAATTTTTACTGCGAGATGCATGTCGTAATCTTCTAATTGCTTTTTCTTTTATTTGACGAACGCGCTCGCGGGTTAGATTAAATTTCTCGCCGATTTCTTCAAGTGTAAGAGAATGTTCCTTATTCAGTCCGAAATAAAGTTTTATTACTTCACCTTCCCTTTCAGAAAGAGTAGAAAGCGCCCGCTCAATTTCACTTCGTAGAGATTCCGACATTAGTGTGAAATCCGGTGATGGCTCCTCATCATTTTCAAGAATATCAAGCAACCGATTTTCCTCACCTTGATTAAACGGTGCATCCATTGAAACAGCACGTCCCGCAATTTTTAGAGTATCTGAAACTTCACTTATATCCATATCAAGTTCTTGTGCAAGTTCATGTGCATTCGGCTCACGTTCATATTCCTGCTCAAGATTGCTGTAAGCTTTCCCGATCTTGTTCAATGCACCAACTCTATTTAATGGTAATCTTACAATCCTTGATTGTTCCGCCAATGCTTGAAGAATAGATTGACGAATCCACCAAACAGCATACGAAATAAATTTGAATCCGCGCGTTTCATCAAATCTTTTTGCCGCTTTAATCAAACCCAAATTACCTTCATTAATCAAATCGCCAAGCGAGAGCCCTTGATTTTGATATTGTTTAGCAACCGAAACAACAAACCGTAAATTTGCTTTAACTAATTTTTCTAATGCCAACGAATCATTTTTTCTTATTCTTATTGCCAGTTCAATTTCGTCGTCTGGTGTTAATAGATCTACTTTACCAATTTCTTGAAGATATTTATCTAAAGATTGACTTTCTCTATTAGTGTATTGTTTTGTGATTTTCAAAATTACATCTCCGCTAGGATTCTATATTAATTGAATCAACAATTCCAACGATTGAAGCATCAACCGGAGCCATATCAACATCAAGAGGTATAACAGCTTCGCTTGCTGTTACGTAATAAATTATTTCTCCTGAACCGGCTCCAACCGTATCTAAAGCAATAATCGGTTCTCCAATATTTTTCCCCTCGGAATTAATTGGCTGGACAAACAGCATTTTATAGCCTGTAACAGCATCATCTTTTCTTGTTGCCCAAATAGTCCCTATGATTTTGCCAAGCTGCATCAGAACACAACGGTTTCTTTTTGTTTATCTTTTACTGAGATATCAAGTTTATCAACAATAGCCATAATTACTGCATCCACAGGTTTATTTTTTGTAAATGCTGTTTGGCGTGCGGAACTGCCTTGTGCAACAATTACTATTTCACCAACCCCAGCACCAACAGAATCAACTGCGATCACTGTTGATTCTTTCGGTTTATATTCCAGATCAATGTGACGAACTATTAAAAATTTGGCTCCGACCAGATTTTCATCTTTACGCGTCGACCATACAGTTCCAATAACTTTACCGAGTATCAAATCATCCTCTCTATTCTAATGATGTAATAATTTTAATTCCGCTCTCTTTATATCTGTAACTATCGTTTGTAAAAATAGGAAGTTTATTGTTTTTTGCAACTGAACAAACAATTGCGTCACGTGTGGTCGCAACTTTATTAAAAAAATCTGTAATGTTCAAACCGAAACAAGATAATTGACGGTTGTTTTAGTTTGCTTTATTCATTCAAAAAACTTGTCCCTTTCAAATCATTATTGATCTTAAAATAATGTGCAACTGTTTGAGCAACATCAGAAAAGGTTTTACGTGTGCCTAAATTTTTACCTTGAATATTTTTTCTATAATAGAGAAGAGGTACATATTCCCGGGTATGATCTGTGCTTATATCGGTCGGGTCATTACCATGATCGGCTGTTAGGATTAAACGGTCTGTTTCATCAAGACAGTTTACGATCTCGGGTAATCGTGTATCAAATTCTTTAAGAGCGTTGTGAAGTCCTTCGGGATCGTTTCGATGTCCGTAGTAAACATCAAAATCTACAAGATTTGTGAAAATGAAAGATCCTTTAACATTTTTTGCTGTCTCGATTATTTTTTCAATTCCCTCTTGATTTGATTTTGTTTTCAGTTTGTGTTTTATCCCCTGGTAATTGAATAGATCATTTACTTTCCCGATTGCATAGGTTTCAATTCCATCATTCAAACAATAATCCAATATTGTTGGTGATGGCGGATCAAGAGAAAAGTCTTTTCGATTTGTTGTACGGGTATAATTTCCTTCCGTCCCGATAAATGGTCTCGCTATAATTCTTCCAACAGCATCTTTACCAACAAAAACTTTTTCACGTGAGATTGAACAGATTTCATAAAGTTTATTTAATGGAATTATTTCTTCATGTGCTGCAATCTGAAAAACAGAATCAGCAGAAGTGTAGACAATCGGGTATCCGGTTCTTACATGTTCCGCACCGAGGTCCTTAATAATTTCTGTTCCCGATGCGGCATAATTCCCTAGAATATCTTTTAAGCCTGTAGCATTTAAAAATCTATTGATAAGTTCTTGTGGAAAACCATTAGGATAAAACGGAAATTCAATCTCTACTTTTAATCCGCCTAATTCCCAATGCCCGGTGGTAGAATCTTTTCCATGAGAGATCTCTGATAACTTTCCATAAGAAGCTAATGGTTGGTTTTGTGCTTTAATACCAAGTATAGGATTAATATTGCCTAATCCAAATTGTTCTAGATTAGGTAGATTCAAACCGCCAAGACGATTTGCCATATTGCCAAGTGTATTGCTTCCTTGATCTGAATAATTTTTAGCATCGGGCAGTTCACCAATCCCGATACCATCGAGAACTATAACAAAGAAATTGTTCACCAGGGTACTTTCGAATGTTAGTTGATACTTTTTACCGTGTTGCCGCCTTTTTCTAATGCTTTATTAAGTGCAAGTTCGGCATTAGTTAAGATCTCTTGAACATCGGTTTTGTTTGTTGTTGAAGCAACTCCGATCGAAACAGTAAATGTTGTTTGCTTAGAAACTATAGCAATCGGTTTGCGGGCAATTTTAATTCGTAATTTTTCTGCCCATAGAAAAACATCTTTCGGTGACATATTGAAAAAATATACTGCAAAAACTTTTTGACTTAATCGCCCGATTAAATTTAACGGTGTCATTTCATCTTTAATAATCTGAGAAATCACACGTACAATTTTAGGGAAAGGGTCGCTTTCAAATAATGAATCTTGTTCTAAAAAATCATCAATTTTGATCATCGCAATTGCACCTTGAATTCCTAATTCTTTACTGCGAACAAGATCAACGGTAAACCGCTCGAGGAACGAATCATAATTCAAAGTTTTTGTTTCTGCATCAACAGAAAGCAAACTTTTTAGAACAGTTATGGTTGAATACGAATGAAGTATAAAAGCAAATATCTTAGTCGCATTCTTGATAAAAGTGACTTCATTATTTGAATAAACATTTTTTTTCAAACTTTCGAAACACAGAACTCCAAAGTTTTGCTCATCATAAACTAAAGGAATTGCTAAGAAAGAACCATCGAAACTAACATCTTCACTTTTTGCAAAGCGAGGAATTTCTGAAATTGAAGTATCATCAATCTTAACAGGAGTTGCACTTAATATAGCTCTTCCAACCAAAGTTCCCGCAAGATCAATTTCTAAATTTTCACCGACATACTTTAACGAAGTTTTATTAATGATCTTCGAAGTTTTAAATTTTTGTTCCGACGTATAATAAGAAACAAAAGTAAAAGAATCCCAATCCATTAAACCTTGAACTGCATTTTCAATAGTTTTATGAAGATCGGATTCCGATTCAATTTTTTTATCGTGACTCAACATATTGAGCAGAGTATTTAATCTCAGCTCTGCTTGTGATTCGGAAAATTTTTCTTCGAATAATGTTATTATAATCGAAATAACACGGACAATTCTACCAAGTGCATAAACTTGTTCAATACCAAATGCATCATTTACTTTAGAATCGAGAACAAGAATACCGGTTAATGATTTACCATAAAACAATGGCACACCGACAAAACTCTTAATTCCTTGTGGGGCGCTGTAATATCTTATCACATCAATTTCGGCATTTGAAGAAATGTCGGTCAATAATTCCGGTTCTTCTTTTTGTACAATCTTTCCGAGTATATCATCTTCAAGATCAAATTTTTGTTGTGTGATTTGAGATGAGCTGGTTACATAACGTTCAAGCGTTAATCGTTTTCTGTTTTTATTGTACCAGAAAAAAGCCGCGGTGTGAGCCATGAAAGAATCTTTAACTACACTTAAGATTTTTTCAAGAACAAAACCGAATTGTTCGTCATGATTAACATCTTCCGGAAGTTGTTCGTGAACAATCCTTTCAAAATTTTGTTTGAAGTCAGGCGGTTTAAAAAGATCTTTATTGCCGCGGTTAATCCCCGAAGCAAAATTATCAGCTGTAATTACTTCAATATTTTTTGTAGGAGAAATTATTTTGAAATCTTCACCGGCATCTGTCTCATATCGGTCATTCTCATTTGTATTATCTTCTTCAAAAAGATCTGATTGCAAATCAATATCATTATCAATTGCATTACTTTTCATGGAATCGCGCAAGAAAATAATGAAGCCGGCATAAACAATAAGAATAACACCGGAAATCATTTTGAGGGTTAAATCATCTGTAAAAAATGGAATGACTACAAGGATTGGAATAAATATGAAAATGAAAATTCTCTTTCTGATTTTTTCTGTAATTCCCATCCGCCCTTCTTAAGATCTTGTGAAAGAAATATGTTCTAAATTATTATTCCTTACAACTTTACATTCAATAATAAGAAAGATTTAAGAGATTTTCATATAAGGAATAGTGAGGTAAGCAACTTTACAACTTCTTTTTTGCCAGTACCTTTTATCGT
This window contains:
- the fumC gene encoding class II fumarate hydratase — translated: MEYRIETDTMGEMKVPVDKYYGAQTARSLMNFKIGGERFPAEMIRALGIVKKAAAITNNELGILPKDKLDLIVKAADEVIEGKLNDHFPLVVWQTGSGTQTNMNANEVISNRAIEMAGGVMGSKKPIHPNDDVNKAQSTNDAFPTSIHVAAVEEIHRRLIPMVTKLRDSLDAKAKEFKDIIKIGRTHLMDATPLTLGHEFSGYVQQLTNGLARISDSLKRLYEIPLGGTAVGTGLNAHPDYAVKVAETISKLTGKPFKTAPNKYEAMAAKDALVEISGVLKTLGASLLKISNDIRWLGSGPRCGIGEISLPENEPGSSIMPGKVNPTQCEAMTMVCTQVFGNDVTINIAGSSGNFELNVFMPVIAFNVLQSIKLIADACESFSEHCVEGITANEINIKRHLENSLMLVTSLNPVIGYDNAAKVAKKAHKENKTLKEAVLELGLLTAEKFDEVVRPEKMIGTKK
- a CDS encoding C40 family peptidase codes for the protein MIILNRIFKKIICSVFVFMIFSGCSSSSSTQRFKQSKSDRNGNSNPRFESSDTTKRYSRTTPKNERIIFNDLPADTSAEFDEIPVEENPVDKTNFVSHFEKLKTFNVALTPREKVLFEVIKYLETPYKYGGNTQKGMDCSAFTLQVYQNSLAIEIPRSASEQYSAGEKISMDELKFGDLVFFNTTKRSFPGHVGIYLGENQFVHASRSIGVTVSSLEDAYYKKRFVGARRVETIGEQ
- a CDS encoding sigma-70 family RNA polymerase sigma factor, whose translation is MKITKQYTNRESQSLDKYLQEIGKVDLLTPDDEIELAIRIRKNDSLALEKLVKANLRFVVSVAKQYQNQGLSLGDLINEGNLGLIKAAKRFDETRGFKFISYAVWWIRQSILQALAEQSRIVRLPLNRVGALNKIGKAYSNLEQEYEREPNAHELAQELDMDISEVSDTLKIAGRAVSMDAPFNQGEENRLLDILENDEEPSPDFTLMSESLRSEIERALSTLSEREGEVIKLYFGLNKEHSLTLEEIGEKFNLTRERVRQIKEKAIRRLRHASRSKNLRSYLG
- a CDS encoding EutN/CcmL family microcompartment protein; amino-acid sequence: MQLGKIIGTIWATRKDDAVTGYKMLFVQPINSEGKNIGEPIIALDTVGAGSGEIIYYVTASEAVIPLDVDMAPVDASIVGIVDSINIES
- a CDS encoding EutN/CcmL family microcompartment protein — its product is MILGKVIGTVWSTRKDENLVGAKFLIVRHIDLEYKPKESTVIAVDSVGAGVGEIVIVAQGSSARQTAFTKNKPVDAVIMAIVDKLDISVKDKQKETVVF
- a CDS encoding phosphopentomutase, which codes for MNNFFVIVLDGIGIGELPDAKNYSDQGSNTLGNMANRLGGLNLPNLEQFGLGNINPILGIKAQNQPLASYGKLSEISHGKDSTTGHWELGGLKVEIEFPFYPNGFPQELINRFLNATGLKDILGNYAASGTEIIKDLGAEHVRTGYPIVYTSADSVFQIAAHEEIIPLNKLYEICSISREKVFVGKDAVGRIIARPFIGTEGNYTRTTNRKDFSLDPPSPTILDYCLNDGIETYAIGKVNDLFNYQGIKHKLKTKSNQEGIEKIIETAKNVKGSFIFTNLVDFDVYYGHRNDPEGLHNALKEFDTRLPEIVNCLDETDRLILTADHGNDPTDISTDHTREYVPLLYYRKNIQGKNLGTRKTFSDVAQTVAHYFKINNDLKGTSFLNE
- a CDS encoding GAF domain-containing protein, yielding MGITEKIRKRIFIFIFIPILVVIPFFTDDLTLKMISGVILIVYAGFIIFLRDSMKSNAIDNDIDLQSDLFEEDNTNENDRYETDAGEDFKIISPTKNIEVITADNFASGINRGNKDLFKPPDFKQNFERIVHEQLPEDVNHDEQFGFVLEKILSVVKDSFMAHTAAFFWYNKNRKRLTLERYVTSSSQITQQKFDLEDDILGKIVQKEEPELLTDISSNAEIDVIRYYSAPQGIKSFVGVPLFYGKSLTGILVLDSKVNDAFGIEQVYALGRIVRVISIIITLFEEKFSESQAELRLNTLLNMLSHDKKIESESDLHKTIENAVQGLMDWDSFTFVSYYTSEQKFKTSKIINKTSLKYVGENLEIDLAGTLVGRAILSATPVKIDDTSISEIPRFAKSEDVSFDGSFLAIPLVYDEQNFGVLCFESLKKNVYSNNEVTFIKNATKIFAFILHSYSTITVLKSLLSVDAETKTLNYDSFLERFTVDLVRSKELGIQGAIAMIKIDDFLEQDSLFESDPFPKIVRVISQIIKDEMTPLNLIGRLSQKVFAVYFFNMSPKDVFLWAEKLRIKIARKPIAIVSKQTTFTVSIGVASTTNKTDVQEILTNAELALNKALEKGGNTVKSIN